In the Streptomyces sp. cg36 genome, one interval contains:
- a CDS encoding glycosyltransferase family 4 protein: MTAEAMEASPRAGGRAGAGEGPLRIALLTYKGNPFCGGQGVYVRHLSRELARLGHRVEVIGAQPYPVLDEGVPLTELASLDLYRSPDPFRTPKKDEYRDWVDALEVATMWTGGFPEPLTFSLRARRHLAARRGEFDVVHDNQTLGYGLLGDLGAPLVTTIHHPITVDRQLELDAAQDWKRRSSVRRWYGFTRMQKRVARRLPSVLTVSGSSQREIVEHLGVREDRIRVVHIGADTDLWSPDPSVAEVPGRIVTTSSADVPLKGLVFLVEALAKVRAEHPEAHLVVVGKRAEDGPVARAIEKYGLDGAVRFVKGISDAELVDLVRSAQISCVPSLYEGFSLPAAEAMATGTPLVATTGGAIPEVAGPDGETCLAVPPGEPQALAAALVRLLGDPELRVRLGAAGRQRVLDRFTWARAAEGTAELYRSAIAAKGRSAAGKRLP, encoded by the coding sequence GTGACCGCAGAGGCCATGGAGGCAAGCCCCCGCGCAGGGGGGCGGGCCGGAGCGGGTGAAGGCCCGCTGCGGATCGCGCTCCTCACGTACAAGGGCAATCCGTTCTGCGGCGGCCAGGGCGTGTACGTGCGCCACCTCTCCCGCGAACTGGCCCGCCTGGGACACCGCGTCGAGGTCATCGGCGCCCAGCCGTACCCCGTCCTGGACGAGGGCGTGCCGCTCACCGAGCTCGCCAGCCTGGACCTGTACCGCTCGCCCGACCCGTTCCGCACGCCCAAGAAGGACGAGTACCGGGACTGGGTCGACGCCCTTGAGGTCGCCACCATGTGGACCGGCGGGTTCCCCGAGCCGCTGACCTTCTCGCTGCGGGCCCGGCGCCACCTCGCCGCCCGCCGGGGCGAGTTCGACGTCGTCCACGACAACCAGACGCTCGGCTACGGCCTGCTCGGCGACCTCGGCGCCCCGCTCGTCACCACCATCCACCACCCCATCACGGTCGACCGGCAGCTGGAGCTGGACGCCGCCCAGGACTGGAAGCGCCGCTCCTCGGTGCGCCGCTGGTACGGGTTCACACGGATGCAGAAGCGCGTGGCGCGCAGGCTGCCGTCCGTGCTCACCGTCTCCGGCTCCTCCCAGCGCGAGATCGTCGAGCACCTCGGGGTGCGCGAGGACCGCATCCGCGTGGTGCACATCGGCGCCGACACCGACCTGTGGTCGCCGGACCCGTCGGTGGCCGAGGTGCCCGGCCGGATCGTCACCACCTCCAGCGCGGACGTACCGCTCAAGGGCCTGGTCTTCCTGGTCGAGGCGCTCGCCAAGGTGCGCGCCGAGCACCCCGAGGCGCATCTGGTCGTCGTCGGCAAGCGCGCCGAGGACGGCCCGGTCGCCCGGGCCATCGAGAAGTACGGGCTGGACGGCGCGGTCCGCTTCGTCAAGGGCATCAGCGACGCCGAGCTCGTCGACCTCGTACGGTCCGCGCAGATCAGCTGTGTGCCCTCGCTGTACGAGGGGTTCTCGCTGCCCGCCGCCGAGGCGATGGCGACGGGGACCCCGCTGGTCGCGACCACCGGCGGGGCCATCCCCGAGGTGGCCGGTCCCGACGGCGAGACGTGTCTGGCGGTGCCGCCGGGCGAACCGCAGGCGCTGGCCGCCGCGCTGGTACGCCTCCTCGGCGACCCGGAGCTGCGCGTACGGCTCGGAGCGGCCGGGCGGCAGCGGGTGCTCGACCGGTTCACCTGGGCGCGGGCGGCCGAGGGCACCGCGGAGCTGTACCGCTCCGCGATCGCGGCGAAGGGCCGCTCCGCGGCCGGAAAGCGCCTTCCGTGA
- a CDS encoding class I SAM-dependent methyltransferase: MLTVDFSRFPLAPGDRVLDLGCGAGRHAFECYRRGARVVALDQNGEEIREVAKWFAAMKEAGEAPEGATATAMEGDALNLPFPDESFDVVIISEVMEHIPDDKGVLAEMVRVLKPGGRIAVTVPRYGPEKVCWALSDAYHEVEGGHIRIYKADELLAKMREAGLKPYGRHHAHALHSPYWWLKCAFGVDNDKALPVRAYHKLLVWDIMKKPLVTRLAEQALNPVVGKSFVAYATKPHLVPLEGADAK, translated from the coding sequence GTGCTGACCGTCGACTTCTCCCGCTTCCCGCTCGCCCCGGGCGACCGCGTGCTCGACCTGGGCTGCGGCGCGGGGCGGCACGCCTTCGAGTGCTACCGGCGCGGTGCGCGGGTCGTGGCGCTCGACCAGAACGGCGAGGAGATCCGCGAGGTCGCCAAGTGGTTCGCGGCGATGAAGGAGGCCGGGGAGGCGCCCGAGGGGGCGACCGCCACGGCGATGGAGGGCGACGCGCTCAACCTGCCGTTCCCCGACGAGTCCTTCGACGTCGTGATCATCTCCGAGGTCATGGAGCACATCCCGGACGACAAGGGCGTGCTCGCCGAGATGGTCCGCGTCCTCAAGCCGGGCGGCCGGATCGCGGTCACCGTGCCGCGCTACGGGCCGGAGAAGGTCTGCTGGGCGCTGTCCGACGCCTACCACGAGGTCGAGGGCGGCCACATCCGCATCTACAAGGCGGACGAGCTGCTCGCCAAGATGCGCGAGGCGGGCCTCAAGCCGTACGGCCGGCACCACGCGCACGCGCTGCACTCGCCGTACTGGTGGCTCAAGTGCGCCTTCGGGGTCGACAACGACAAGGCGCTGCCGGTGCGGGCGTACCACAAGCTCCTGGTCTGGGACATCATGAAGAAGCCGCTGGTCACGCGGCTCGCCGAGCAGGCGCTCAACCCGGTCGTGGGCAAGAGCTTCGTGGCGTACGCGACCAAGCCGCACCTGGTCCCGCTGGAAGGGGCCGACGCCAAGTGA
- a CDS encoding SapB/AmfS family lanthipeptide, with translation MSVLDLQKMELPERTHGGGGGGGGGDESSASLLLCDTNSHGSVLLCL, from the coding sequence ATGAGCGTTCTCGACCTGCAGAAGATGGAACTTCCCGAGCGCACCCACGGTGGCGGTGGCGGCGGCGGTGGCGGCGACGAGAGCAGCGCCAGCCTGCTCCTGTGTGACACGAACAGCCACGGCAGCGTCCTTCTCTGCCTCTGA
- a CDS encoding TetR family transcriptional regulator, whose product MTAEAKAAIPASPALTERQEARRRRILHASAQLASRGGFDAVQMREVAEAAGVALGTLYRYFPSKIHLLVATMQDQLQHLHGTLRKHPPSGESAADRVAQTLMRAFRALQREPHLADAMVRALTFADRSVSPEVDTVSRQTTAIILDAMGLDHPTPQQLSAVRVIEHTWHSALITWLSGRASIAQVKIDIETVCRLIDLTAPDGSTARHGSAV is encoded by the coding sequence ATGACCGCGGAAGCAAAAGCAGCCATTCCGGCGTCCCCCGCTCTGACCGAGCGCCAGGAGGCCCGGCGCCGCCGCATCCTGCACGCCAGCGCCCAGCTGGCCAGCCGCGGCGGCTTCGACGCGGTCCAGATGCGCGAGGTGGCGGAGGCCGCGGGCGTCGCGCTCGGCACGCTCTACCGCTACTTCCCGTCCAAGATCCATCTGCTGGTCGCCACCATGCAGGACCAGCTCCAGCACCTGCACGGCACCCTGCGCAAACACCCGCCGTCCGGCGAGAGCGCCGCCGACCGGGTCGCCCAGACGCTGATGCGGGCCTTCCGCGCGCTCCAGCGCGAGCCGCACCTCGCCGACGCGATGGTGCGCGCCCTCACCTTCGCCGACCGCTCGGTCAGCCCCGAGGTGGACACCGTCTCCCGGCAGACCACCGCGATCATCCTGGACGCGATGGGCCTGGACCACCCCACTCCGCAGCAGCTCTCGGCGGTCCGGGTCATCGAGCACACCTGGCACTCGGCCCTGATCACCTGGCTGTCGGGGCGGGCCTCGATCGCCCAGGTGAAGATCGACATCGAGACGGTGTGCCGGCTGATCGACCTCACGGCGCCGGACGGCTCCACGGCCCGGCACGGCTCCGCGGTCTGA
- a CDS encoding ATP-binding cassette domain-containing protein, whose translation MVERLLRFVRPRRRALLRLALWSALEAGETFLLGYALARALDRGFLAGDTRVGLGWLGLAAAGVVAGAYGTGRVYRAVAALIEPVRDDLVRGVVRRALREPDGAALSRLTHQVEIARDTLAGLVMVSRTFAVTAVGALIGLFSLAPVLLPVVAVPLAAGLALFLATLRPLARRQEEFLAADEALAAELGLVVGGLRDITAAGAQDLVADGVRERVDAEFRASRALARWGVLRTLAAGVGGRATVVLLLVMAPWLLDHGVTAGAFVGALAYLTQSLIPALQSLMQGLGTSGARLFVVLRRLRDPGGPTPAPDAETSTAAPPGIEPAPAAAADAGRVPVADAAVAPGPHPAAAHAGPAPTGAPAPAPAVRLRGVTFAYGPTAAPVVDGLDLVVPHGGHLAVVGPSGIGKSTLAELMAGVRVPGAGEVVRGCARVLVPQQAYVFTDSVRANLGHLCPGAPPADDVLLAACEAVGALALVERLGGLDATVAPAELSAGERQLVALARAYTAPAPLVLLDEATCHLDPAAEARAERAFARRPGTTLVVVAHRTGSARRAGRVLVMNGTAVEHGTHDGLLQRSAFYRELTGSHPSLALRDADGVDAVARAGLAGDRRHVVAHGPVGQVQAVRDVRDGGALGGE comes from the coding sequence ATGGTTGAGCGGCTGCTGCGGTTCGTGCGCCCCCGCCGGCGGGCGCTGCTGAGGCTCGCGCTGTGGTCCGCCCTGGAGGCGGGCGAGACGTTCCTGCTCGGCTACGCGCTCGCGCGGGCGCTCGACCGGGGCTTCCTCGCGGGCGACACCCGCGTCGGGCTCGGCTGGCTGGGGCTGGCGGCGGCGGGCGTGGTGGCCGGGGCGTACGGCACCGGGCGGGTGTACCGGGCGGTCGCCGCGCTGATCGAGCCGGTCCGCGACGACCTGGTGCGCGGTGTGGTGCGCCGGGCGCTGCGGGAGCCGGACGGGGCGGCGCTGTCCCGGCTGACCCACCAGGTGGAGATCGCGCGCGACACGCTCGCGGGGCTGGTGATGGTCTCGCGCACCTTCGCCGTCACGGCGGTGGGCGCGCTGATCGGGCTGTTCTCGCTGGCGCCGGTGCTGCTGCCGGTGGTGGCGGTGCCGCTGGCCGCCGGGCTCGCCCTGTTCCTCGCCACCCTGCGCCCGCTCGCGCGGCGCCAGGAGGAGTTCCTGGCCGCCGACGAGGCGCTCGCCGCCGAACTCGGCCTGGTGGTGGGCGGGTTGCGGGACATCACGGCCGCCGGGGCGCAGGACCTGGTGGCGGACGGGGTGCGCGAACGCGTCGACGCCGAGTTCCGCGCCTCGCGGGCGCTGGCCCGCTGGGGCGTGCTGCGCACCCTCGCGGCGGGCGTCGGCGGCCGGGCCACCGTGGTGCTGCTGCTCGTGATGGCGCCCTGGCTGCTGGACCACGGGGTCACCGCGGGCGCGTTCGTGGGGGCGCTCGCCTATCTCACCCAGTCCCTGATCCCGGCCCTCCAGTCGCTGATGCAGGGCCTGGGCACCTCGGGGGCCCGGCTGTTCGTGGTGCTGCGGCGGCTGCGGGACCCGGGAGGACCGACACCGGCCCCGGACGCGGAGACGAGCACGGCGGCGCCCCCGGGCATCGAGCCGGCCCCCGCCGCAGCCGCCGATGCGGGCCGGGTCCCCGTCGCAGACGCGGCCGTGGCCCCCGGCCCGCATCCGGCCGCCGCCCACGCGGGCCCGGCCCCCACCGGAGCCCCGGCCCCCGCCCCCGCGGTCCGGCTGCGCGGTGTCACCTTCGCGTACGGGCCCACCGCGGCCCCCGTGGTCGACGGGCTCGACCTCGTCGTGCCGCACGGCGGGCACCTCGCGGTCGTCGGGCCGAGCGGGATCGGCAAGTCGACGCTGGCCGAACTGATGGCCGGGGTGCGGGTGCCGGGCGCCGGAGAAGTCGTGCGCGGGTGCGCCCGGGTGCTCGTACCGCAGCAGGCGTACGTCTTCACGGACAGCGTCCGCGCCAACCTCGGCCATCTGTGCCCGGGCGCACCGCCCGCCGACGACGTGCTGCTCGCGGCGTGCGAGGCGGTCGGCGCCCTCGCGCTGGTCGAGCGGCTCGGCGGGCTGGACGCGACGGTGGCCCCCGCCGAACTGTCGGCGGGGGAGCGGCAGTTGGTGGCGCTGGCCCGCGCGTACACCGCTCCGGCCCCGCTGGTGCTGCTCGACGAGGCGACCTGCCACCTCGACCCGGCCGCCGAGGCGCGGGCCGAGCGCGCCTTCGCGCGGCGGCCCGGCACGACGCTGGTGGTGGTGGCGCACCGGACCGGTTCGGCGCGCCGGGCCGGCCGGGTGCTGGTGATGAACGGCACCGCAGTGGAGCACGGCACGCACGACGGTCTCCTCCAACGGTCCGCGTTCTACCGGGAGTTGACCGGATCACACCCATCCCTCGCCCTGCGAGATGCGGATGGCGTCGACGCGGTTGCGCGCGCCGGTCTTGCGGGTGATCGCCGCCATGTAGTTGCGCACGGTCCCGTTGGACAGGTGCAGGCTGTGCGCGATGTCCGCGATGGAGGCGCCCTCGGCGGCGAGTGA
- a CDS encoding ATP-binding cassette domain-containing protein, giving the protein MAQRPFLRETVRRGAAPAALVLLLTTALAAASLALPWALGRTLDLLLGDDRAAAGPWLALCATLTGACVVLGALDGLVTATANARTTARIRDRVLGHVLAAGPRAGLAEGDLVARLVGNAAQAGPVPATLAAILAAVLTPVGGLVALALTDGWTALALVAGLPLLVLLLKVFVRASGDISAAYLRAQGEIAGRLAEAVEGARTITAAGTAERDAARILAPLPELSRQGHRMWAVTGRSTAQAAALLPLLQLVVLAVAGLRLADGALTVGGLLAAWRYAVLATGTGVLVGLLNSLVRGRTAADRLAEALDVPVMTYGNRRLPHGEGALELRSVSSGPLSDIDLYVPGGAVAAVVGRSGSGKSALAAVAGRLTDPERGTVLVDGVPLPELARDALRREVGHAFARPALLGGTVGATIAFGAHRPGPEAVAEAARAACADDFVRRLPLGYATACAEAPMSGGEAQRLGLARAFAHSGRLLILDDATSSLDSATELKVERALLEGRTPGTRLIVAHRVRTAARADLVVWLDGGRVRALAPHAELWRLPEYRAVFAEEPEAPEAARTAPDSREPGDG; this is encoded by the coding sequence ATGGCCCAGCGCCCCTTTCTGCGTGAGACCGTCCGGCGCGGCGCGGCCCCCGCCGCCCTCGTCCTGCTGCTGACCACCGCCCTCGCCGCGGCCTCCCTCGCCCTGCCCTGGGCCCTGGGCCGCACCCTCGACCTGCTGCTCGGCGACGACCGGGCCGCCGCCGGACCCTGGCTGGCGCTCTGCGCGACCCTCACCGGCGCCTGTGTCGTCCTGGGCGCCCTGGACGGCCTGGTCACCGCGACCGCCAACGCCCGCACCACCGCCCGGATACGGGACCGGGTGCTGGGCCACGTCCTGGCCGCCGGGCCGCGCGCCGGACTCGCCGAGGGCGACCTGGTGGCCCGGCTCGTCGGCAACGCCGCCCAGGCCGGGCCCGTGCCCGCCACCCTCGCCGCGATCCTCGCCGCCGTGCTCACCCCGGTCGGCGGTCTGGTGGCGCTCGCCCTCACCGACGGATGGACCGCGCTGGCGCTGGTCGCCGGGCTGCCCCTGCTCGTCCTGCTCCTGAAGGTGTTCGTCCGGGCCTCCGGCGACATCAGCGCCGCCTATCTGCGCGCCCAGGGCGAGATCGCCGGACGGCTCGCCGAGGCGGTGGAGGGCGCCCGCACCATCACCGCCGCCGGGACCGCCGAGCGCGACGCCGCCCGGATCCTCGCCCCGCTGCCCGAACTCTCCCGCCAGGGCCACCGCATGTGGGCGGTCACCGGCCGCTCCACCGCGCAGGCCGCCGCCCTGCTGCCGCTGCTCCAGCTCGTGGTGCTCGCGGTCGCCGGGCTGCGGCTCGCCGACGGCGCGCTCACCGTGGGCGGACTGCTCGCCGCCTGGCGGTACGCGGTGCTGGCCACCGGCACCGGAGTGCTGGTCGGGCTGCTCAACTCCCTGGTGCGCGGGCGCACCGCCGCCGACCGGCTGGCCGAGGCGCTGGACGTGCCGGTCATGACGTACGGGAACCGCCGACTTCCGCACGGAGAAGGAGCGTTGGAGCTCCGCTCGGTCTCCTCGGGGCCGCTGAGCGACATCGACCTGTATGTGCCCGGCGGGGCGGTGGCCGCCGTCGTGGGGCGCTCCGGCTCCGGCAAGTCGGCGCTGGCCGCCGTCGCGGGGCGGCTCACCGACCCCGAGCGCGGCACGGTCCTGGTGGACGGCGTCCCCCTGCCCGAGCTGGCCCGGGACGCGCTGCGCCGCGAGGTCGGCCACGCCTTCGCCCGCCCGGCGCTGCTCGGCGGCACGGTCGGCGCCACCATCGCCTTCGGCGCGCACCGGCCCGGCCCCGAGGCGGTCGCGGAGGCGGCGCGGGCGGCCTGCGCCGACGACTTCGTCCGCAGGCTGCCGCTCGGGTACGCGACGGCGTGCGCCGAGGCGCCGATGTCCGGCGGGGAGGCCCAACGGCTCGGCCTGGCAAGGGCGTTCGCGCACTCCGGCAGGCTGCTGATCCTGGACGACGCCACCTCGAGCCTGGACTCGGCGACCGAGCTCAAGGTGGAGCGGGCCCTGCTGGAGGGGCGGACCCCGGGCACCCGGCTGATCGTCGCCCACCGGGTGCGCACGGCGGCCCGCGCCGATCTGGTGGTCTGGCTGGACGGCGGCCGGGTCCGGGCGCTCGCCCCGCACGCCGAACTGTGGCGCCTGCCCGAGTACCGCGCGGTGTTCGCGGAGGAGCCCGAGGCGCCGGAAGCGGCGCGGACGGCGCCGGACTCCCGGGAGCCGGGCGATGGTTGA
- the lanKC gene encoding class III lanthionine synthetase LanKC, protein MDKRYEVFCLADRHFYETPDRLSSSTTGQPAALFEAAQRPVPEGWRTSLSGDWLHFTPVDEDGRPRPGLPRQGWKIHVSACLDNAEKTAAQVWEYCVPRAVPFKFVPGRPALHLRNSKYAGRGSSGKFATLYPADEAELERILGELGELLEGEPGPYILTDLRWRSGPLYVRYGAFVERHCVGEGGALVPAIEDGRGVLVPDRRDPAFQVPEWVTLPEFLRPQLEARNATTVTDLPYAIERALHFSNGGGVYAGTDTRDGSKVVLKEARPYAGLAADGSDAVTRLEREKAALERLCGLGVAPEVRDWFVLGEHRFLVMEFLEGRTLNSFFATRHPLITVDPDPDEVAAYTSWALGVHRSVERAVAAVHSRGLVCNDLHMFNMMVAPEEDGGAPVVRLLDFEAAVPADDYRGQAMAHPGFIAPRDRTGFDVDRYALACLRLALFVPMTTLLVVDPEKAAHLAEVAASQFPDAPKGFFEEAVQVIRGAGAPPATPYLPCGPREWPAARESMAAAILASATPERDDRLFPGDISQFAKGGGLSFAYGAAGVLYALDTTGCGRYGEGEEWLLRHTAEPAAGTPPGFYDGLSGVAYVLDRLGHTERALALVDRILDEKWQQLGPGLHDGLAGLGLALDSLGRTTGESDLRERALEAAWLLAKPSDAEPADRPPRAGLLHGATGPALLFLRLYEHTHDPALLDHAAAFLRRDLARCGRDRSGALQVNETVRTMPYLGAGSVGIGMVLDDYLAHRHDEEFAEARAAILPVAQSRYYAQPGLFSGRAGMVLHLARTRAPRDRLDEQTSALAWYAVPYQGHLAFPGDQMMRLSMDLATGTAGCLLALGALPGATGRRHRPAGLPFLPPLPAAPRSAPESGAGRRTPVPTERSTEV, encoded by the coding sequence ATGGACAAGCGGTACGAGGTCTTCTGCCTGGCGGACAGGCATTTCTACGAGACTCCGGACCGCTTGTCGTCGTCCACGACCGGGCAGCCGGCAGCGCTCTTCGAGGCGGCCCAGCGCCCGGTCCCCGAGGGGTGGCGCACCTCCCTCTCCGGGGACTGGCTCCACTTCACCCCGGTCGACGAGGACGGCCGGCCGCGTCCGGGCCTCCCCCGCCAGGGCTGGAAGATCCACGTCTCGGCGTGTCTGGACAACGCCGAGAAGACGGCGGCCCAGGTGTGGGAGTACTGCGTCCCCAGAGCGGTCCCGTTCAAGTTCGTACCGGGAAGACCGGCGCTGCACCTGCGCAACTCCAAGTACGCGGGGCGCGGTTCCAGCGGCAAGTTCGCCACCCTCTACCCGGCGGACGAGGCCGAGCTGGAGCGGATCCTGGGCGAGCTGGGCGAGCTGCTCGAAGGCGAGCCCGGCCCCTACATCCTCACCGATCTGCGCTGGAGGTCCGGCCCGCTGTACGTACGGTACGGGGCCTTCGTCGAGCGGCACTGCGTCGGTGAGGGCGGCGCCCTGGTGCCCGCGATCGAGGACGGGCGGGGGGTGCTCGTCCCCGACCGCCGCGACCCCGCGTTCCAGGTGCCGGAGTGGGTGACGCTCCCCGAGTTCCTGCGGCCCCAGCTGGAGGCCCGCAACGCGACGACCGTCACCGACCTGCCGTACGCCATCGAGCGGGCGCTGCACTTCTCCAACGGCGGCGGGGTGTACGCCGGAACGGACACCCGCGACGGCAGCAAGGTCGTGCTGAAGGAGGCCCGCCCCTACGCCGGGCTCGCCGCCGACGGCAGCGACGCGGTGACCCGCCTGGAGCGCGAGAAGGCCGCGCTGGAACGCCTCTGTGGACTCGGGGTCGCCCCCGAGGTGCGCGACTGGTTCGTGCTCGGCGAGCACCGCTTCCTGGTGATGGAATTCCTGGAGGGGCGCACGCTCAACTCCTTCTTCGCCACGCGCCACCCGCTGATCACCGTCGATCCCGACCCGGACGAGGTGGCCGCGTACACGAGTTGGGCGCTCGGGGTGCACCGGTCGGTGGAGCGGGCCGTGGCGGCGGTGCACTCGCGCGGCCTGGTCTGCAACGACCTGCACATGTTCAACATGATGGTGGCGCCCGAGGAGGACGGCGGCGCTCCCGTGGTGCGGCTGCTCGACTTCGAGGCCGCCGTACCGGCCGACGACTACCGGGGTCAGGCCATGGCCCACCCCGGGTTCATCGCCCCGCGCGACCGCACCGGGTTCGACGTCGACCGGTACGCCCTGGCCTGTCTGCGGCTCGCCCTGTTCGTCCCGATGACCACGCTGCTCGTGGTGGACCCGGAGAAGGCGGCGCACCTGGCCGAGGTCGCGGCGAGCCAGTTCCCCGACGCGCCGAAAGGTTTCTTCGAGGAGGCGGTACAGGTCATCCGGGGCGCCGGCGCACCACCGGCGACGCCCTACCTGCCGTGCGGGCCGCGCGAATGGCCCGCCGCCCGGGAATCCATGGCCGCCGCGATCCTCGCCTCCGCCACCCCCGAGCGCGACGACCGGCTCTTCCCCGGAGACATCTCCCAGTTCGCCAAGGGCGGCGGCCTCTCCTTCGCGTACGGCGCGGCCGGGGTGCTCTACGCCCTGGACACCACCGGCTGCGGACGGTACGGGGAAGGCGAGGAGTGGCTGCTGCGCCACACCGCCGAACCGGCCGCCGGAACCCCTCCCGGCTTCTACGACGGGCTCAGCGGCGTCGCCTACGTCCTGGACCGGCTCGGCCACACCGAGCGCGCCCTGGCCCTCGTCGACCGGATCCTCGACGAGAAGTGGCAGCAGCTCGGCCCCGGGCTCCACGACGGCCTCGCCGGACTCGGCCTCGCCCTGGACTCGCTCGGCCGCACCACCGGCGAGAGCGACCTGCGCGAACGGGCCCTGGAGGCCGCCTGGCTGCTCGCCAAGCCGTCGGACGCCGAACCGGCCGACAGGCCGCCCCGCGCCGGACTCCTGCACGGCGCGACCGGCCCGGCCCTGCTCTTCCTGCGGCTGTACGAGCACACCCACGACCCCGCGCTGCTCGACCACGCCGCCGCGTTCCTCCGCCGCGACCTCGCGCGCTGCGGGCGCGACCGCAGCGGCGCCCTCCAGGTGAACGAGACCGTGCGGACCATGCCCTACCTGGGCGCGGGCAGCGTCGGCATCGGGATGGTGCTGGACGACTACCTCGCCCACCGCCACGACGAGGAGTTCGCCGAGGCGCGGGCCGCGATCCTGCCCGTCGCCCAGTCGCGCTACTACGCCCAGCCCGGACTCTTCAGCGGCCGTGCCGGCATGGTCCTGCACCTGGCCCGCACCCGCGCCCCGCGCGACCGGCTGGACGAACAGACCTCCGCGCTCGCCTGGTACGCCGTGCCCTACCAGGGCCACCTGGCCTTTCCCGGCGACCAGATGATGCGGCTCTCCATGGACCTGGCGACCGGCACGGCCGGCTGCCTGCTCGCCCTGGGCGCCCTGCCCGGCGCGACGGGCCGCCGCCACCGGCCCGCCGGTCTGCCCTTCCTGCCGCCGCTTCCGGCGGCCCCCAGATCGGCCCCCGAGTCAGGGGCTGGACGGAGAACACCCGTCCCCACGGAAAGATCAACCGAAGTCTGA
- a CDS encoding prenyltransferase: MTSPERTEHLVLPGVLTAAQAAATVAGILAVQREDGAIPWFRGHHLDPWDHTEAAMALDAAGEHAAAARAYEWLARHQNDDGSWYAAYHDGDFARITDRGRETNFVAYVAVGVWHHYLATGDDTFLDRMWPVVYAAVEFVLRLQQPGGQIGWKREEDGTAVTDALLTGSSSIHQALRCALAIAEQREEPQPDWELATGALAHAVARHPERFLDKSRYSMDWYYPVLGGAVTGAAAKERIEEHWDAFVVPGLGVRCVLPNPWVTGGESCELALALWVMGESDRALEILQSIQHLRAGDGLYWTGYVFEGHRAVWPEELTTWTAGSLLLAVAALGGDEATTAVFAGERLPRGLAPECCG; the protein is encoded by the coding sequence GTGACCTCACCGGAGCGGACCGAACACCTGGTCCTGCCGGGGGTGCTCACCGCCGCGCAGGCCGCCGCCACGGTGGCCGGCATCCTGGCCGTGCAGCGCGAGGACGGCGCCATACCGTGGTTCCGCGGCCACCACCTGGACCCGTGGGACCACACCGAGGCCGCCATGGCGCTGGACGCGGCGGGCGAGCACGCCGCCGCGGCGCGCGCCTACGAGTGGCTGGCCCGGCACCAGAACGACGACGGGTCCTGGTACGCGGCCTACCACGACGGCGACTTCGCGCGGATCACCGACCGGGGCCGGGAGACCAACTTCGTCGCGTACGTGGCGGTCGGCGTCTGGCACCACTACCTGGCCACCGGCGACGACACCTTCCTCGACCGGATGTGGCCGGTGGTGTACGCGGCGGTCGAGTTCGTGCTGCGGCTCCAGCAGCCCGGCGGGCAGATCGGCTGGAAGCGCGAGGAGGACGGCACGGCCGTCACCGACGCCCTGCTGACCGGCAGCTCCTCCATCCACCAGGCGCTGCGGTGCGCGCTGGCCATCGCCGAGCAGCGCGAGGAGCCGCAGCCGGACTGGGAGCTGGCGACGGGCGCGCTGGCGCACGCGGTGGCCCGCCATCCCGAGCGCTTCCTGGACAAGTCCCGCTACTCGATGGACTGGTACTACCCGGTCCTCGGCGGCGCGGTGACCGGCGCGGCGGCCAAGGAGCGCATCGAGGAGCACTGGGACGCCTTCGTGGTGCCCGGGCTCGGGGTGCGCTGTGTGCTGCCGAACCCGTGGGTGACCGGCGGCGAGAGCTGTGAACTGGCGCTCGCGCTCTGGGTGATGGGCGAGTCGGACCGCGCCCTGGAGATCCTCCAGTCCATCCAGCACCTGCGGGCCGGGGACGGCCTGTACTGGACGGGCTACGTCTTCGAGGGCCACCGGGCGGTGTGGCCGGAGGAGCTCACCACGTGGACGGCGGGGTCCCTGCTTTTGGCGGTCGCGGCGCTGGGCGGCGACGAGGCGACGACGGCGGTGTTCGCCGGGGAGCGCCTGCCCCGGGGCCTCGCACCGGAGTGCTGCGGCTAG